In Triticum aestivum cultivar Chinese Spring chromosome 5B, IWGSC CS RefSeq v2.1, whole genome shotgun sequence, the following proteins share a genomic window:
- the LOC123113307 gene encoding protein NDH-DEPENDENT CYCLIC ELECTRON FLOW 5, translated as MAFRAPTATTAHGHATPAPLPSSWKHSTVTFLSSSRLIGGGGGGQRARLATAAHALSSATAAAPFPPPNAEYLAAEFSGHGVTFEAVGDSCAVKMAVRNGSAAHLLLPSGLVTSYKPAMWHGAATEVLHTTVGEGPGGRPVIRGGVSMDFRCARAVGGGQAPRPPSSWSPGGAWSLRDVRGGPTGSISVELVSVEPPGSGDGAEARCVVTLQPEALASEYAVTNAASSPSAVALSGAVCNHLRVSTPDATYAVGLQGSDYRGREPLLSEFSILPPDYYATAPSSPQPRWVSKGLDMLLSGGGGGQSAPRAAPEPDGEEDDNYKHLTAELCRVYRHAPREFTVIDRGRRNSVCLSRRGFEELYVFSPGSKYEWYGKFAYVCIGPAMLEPVVLPPGATWQGAQCIRNPNL; from the exons ATGGCTTTCCGCGCTCCGACTGCCACCACTGCCCATGGCCATGCCACTCCGGCTCCTCTGCCGAGCTCATGGAAGCACAGTACCGTCACCTTCCTCAGCTCCTCGAGGctaatcggcggcggcggcggcggccagaggGCACGGCTCGCGACTGCAGCGCATGCATTgtcgtcggcgacggcggcggcgccctTCCCTCCTCCGAACGCGGAGTACCTGGCCGCCGAGTTCTCCGGCCACGGTGTCACCTTCGAGGCCGTGGGCGACAGCTGCGCCGTGAAGATGGCGGTGCGCAACGGCAGCGCGGCGCACCTGCTGCTGCCCAGCGGGCTGGTCACGTCCTACAAGCCGGCCATGTGGCACGGCGCCGCCACGGAGGTGCTCCACACCACCGTCGGCGAGGGCCCCGGCGGGCGCCCCGTCATCCGCGGCGGCGTGTCCATGGACTTCCGGTGCGCTCGCGCCGTCGGCGGCGGCCAGGCGCCGCGGCCGCCGTCGTCGTGGTCGCCGGGCGGGGCGTGGTCGCTCCGCGACGTGAGGGGAGGCCCCACGGGGTCCATCTCGGTGGAGCTGGTGTCCGTGGAGCCGCCGGGGAGCGGGGACGGGGCGGAGGCGAGGTGCGTGGTGACGCTGCAGCCGGAGGCGCTGGCGTCGGAGTACGCGGTGACGAACGCCGCGTCGTCGCCGTCGGCCGTGGCGCTGTCGGGCGCCGTGTGCAACCACCTGCGCGTGAGCACGCCCGACGCCACCTACGCCGTGGGGCTCCAGGGCTCGGACTACCGCGGCAGGGAGCCCCTGCTGTCCGAGTTCAGCATCCTGCCGCCGGACTACTACGCGACGGCGCCGTCGTCCCCGCAGCCGCGCTGGGTCAGCAAGGGGCTCGACATGCTCCTctccggcggcgggggcgggcagagcgcgccgcgggcggcgccggagccCGACGGCGAGGAGGACGACAACTACAAGCACCTGACGGCGGAGCTGTGCCGGGTGTACCGGCACGCGCCCAGGGAGTTCACAGTCATCGACAGG GGCCGGAGGAACTCGGTTTGCCTGAGCAGGCGAGGCTTCGAGGAGCTGTACGTGTTCAGCCCCGGATCCAAGTACGAGTGGTACGGCAAGTTCGCCTACGTGTGCATCGGGCCTGCCATGCTGGAGCCCGTGGTGCTGCCGCCGGGAGCTACGTGGCAAGGGGCGCAGTGCATCCGCAACCCAAACCTGTAG
- the LOC123116976 gene encoding rust resistance kinase Lr10-like: MPPWWLLLLHFLAAVLAVDVEGRHDRYACPPFSCGNFQDVHHPFRLQGDPAECGAPSYELACAGDRATIQINTGTYLVTKINYELSYFWVVDANLDMSSSCPLPRWDQRPYLNGLHWPDGLSELIPSLRVTWANFVNCSQPTTNTSDYRPVDCLSTGTSFVYVLIDSYHVEKLKPSCGYLAMAALGDQSMRYDNASHETLVRSLRGGFPVFFPFYGPGSFTGCLKDLIVPDPGESVAHLLIHWLMVILTVDSQILYCAFGADNLRSTEHLHSVRSAIVFSPSILKFIAGVCRFVIAPLVVLFFLAHKYWKTRITIDAVEKFLQMQQMIGPVRYAYTDIVAVTRHFRDKLGQGGYGSVYKGILLPGDVHVAIKMLDGKSCCDGEDFISEVSTIGRIHHVNVVRLVGFCSEEMRRALVYEYMPHGSLDKYIFSVEKSFSWDKLNEIALGIARGINYLHQGCDMQILHFDIKPHNILLDTNFVPKIADFGLAKLYPRDNSFVPLSALRGTIGYIAPEMISRSFGVISSKSDVYSFGMLLLEMAGGRRNADPNAANSSQAFYPSWVYDRLTKHEPGEISAEMHELERKLCLVGLCCIQMKSHDRPEMSEVIEMLEGSVDSVQVPSRPFFCDDEHSPVVEPYHFLSELTTISEEGE; the protein is encoded by the exons ATGCCTCCATGGTGGTTGCTGCTGCTGCATTTCCTGGCCGCGGTTCTCGCCGTGGATGTTGAGGGGCGACATGATAGGTACGCCTGCCCTCCTTTTTCTTGCGGCAATTTCCAGGACGTCCACCACCCTTTCCGCCTACAAGGCGATCCAGCTGAGTGCGGTGCTCCGTCATACGAGCTGGCTTGCGCCGGCGACCGGGCTACAATTCAGATCAACACAGGGACATACTTGGTCACCAAGATCAACTATGAACTTTCATACTTCTGGGTCGTGGACGCCAACCTGGACATGAGCAGCAGCTGCCCTCTTCCTCGCTGGGACCAGCGTCCCTACCTAAATGGTCTCCACTGGCCCGACGGCCTCAGCGAATTGATCCCCTCCCTCAGGGTTACATGGGCCAACTTTGTGAATTGTTCACAGCCGACCACCAACACTAGTGACTACAGACCGGTGGATTGTCTGAGCACCGGCACTTCTTTCGTCTATGTGCTGATCGACTCTTATCATGTTGAGAAGCTTAAGCCTTCTTGCGGGTACTTGGCCATGGCTGCTTTGGGTGATCAGAGCATGCGATATGATAACGCAAGCCACGAAACTTTGGTACGGTCCCTCAGAGGAGGATTTCCTGTTTTCTTTCCTTTTTACGGGCCTGGGAGCTTCACGGGCTGCCTGAAGGATCTGATTGT CCCAGACCCTGGAGAGTCGGTGGCTCATCTTCTCATACATTGGCTTATGGTCATTCTTACGGTTGATTCTCAAATCCTGTATTGTGCATTTGGAGCAGATAATTTGCGTTCCACTGAACACCTTCACTCAGTACGCTCTGCGATAGTATTCTCCCCGTCAATATTGAAGTTCATTGCTG GAGTATGCAGGTTCGTGATTGCTCCCCTGGTGGTACTGTTCTTCCTGGCCCACAAATATTGGAAAACAAGGATCACAATCGACGCAGTCGAGAAGTTCCTACAAATGCAGCAAATGATCGGCCCGGTAAGGTATGCCTACACAGATATTGTTGCGGTCACAAGACATTTCAGAGACAAGCTGGGTCAGGGAGGCTATGGCTCCGTTTACAAGGGCATTCTGCTCCCAGGCGATGTTCATGTGGCCATCAAGATGCTGGATGGTAAATCCTGCTGCGATGGAGAAGATTTCATCAGTGAGGTCTCCACCATTGGCAGGATCCACCACGTTAATGTGGTCCGTCTGGTCGGGTTCTGCTCGGAAGAAATGAGGAGGGCGCTAGTCTACGAGTATATGCCCCATGGTTCTCTTGATAAGTACATCTTCTCGGTCGAGAAGAGTTTCTCCTGGGACAAGCTCAATGAAATTGCCTTGGGCATTGCTAGAGGGATTAACTACCTGCATCAAGGATGCGACATGCAGATTCTACACTTTGATATCAAGCCGCACAACATCCTTCTTGACACCAATTTTGTCCCAAAAATTGCTGATTTTGGCCTTGCCAAGCTATACCCAAGGGACAACAGTTTTGTGCCGTTGAGCGCCCTACGGGGAACAATCGGATACATAGCTCCTGAGATGATATCCCGAAGCTTTGGCGTCATATCCAGCAAGTCTGATGTTTACAGCTTCGGGATGCTGCTGTTGGAGATGGCTGGAGGACGCAGGAACGCAGACCCGAATGCGGCAAACTCAAGCCAGGCATTCTACCCATCGTGGGTGTATGACCGGCTAACTAAACATGAACCGGGTGAGATATCTGCTGAGATGCATGAATTGGAGAGGAAGCTGTGCCTTGTTGGTCTGTGTTGCATCCAGATGAAGTCCCACGATCGGCCAGAGATGAGCGAAGTCATAGAGATGCTCGAAGGGAGCGTTGATAGCGTGCAGGTGCCTTCAAGGCCATTCTTCTGTGACGATGAGCACAGCCCTGTAGTGGAGCCTTACCATTTCCTCTCTGAGCTGACTACCATTTCGGAGGAGGGCGAGTGA
- the LOC123113308 gene encoding PHD finger protein ING2: MAIARTGVYVDDYLEYSSTLAGDLQRILSTMHELDERAHGILGQTKGQIKYLLGVPSHGFDRPNVVHDENASEKMTRDIENSQDNALSLCTEKVLLARQAYDLIESHIKRLDEDLGQFAEDLKQEGKIPPDEPHILPPMPVGGRDERRRSSFSTPQAARKFVREKEWDRDRERGMDFDLMPPPGSSNKKAVASMDVDQMIDPNEPTYCICHQVSYGDMIACDNENCEGGEWFHYSCVGLTPETRFKGKWFCPTCRNLQ, from the exons ATGGCAATTGCTCGCACTGGCGTGTACGTGGACGACTACTTGGAGT ATTCGAGCACCCTGGCCGGCGACCTGCAGAGGATCCTCTCCACCATGCACGAGCTCGACGAGAGGGCCCATG GCATTTTGGGTCAGACAAAAGGGCAGATCAAATATCTCCTGGGGGTGCCATCCCATGGGTTCGACAGGCCAAACGTGGTGCATGATGAAAATGCCTCGGAGAAGATGACGAGGGATATTGAAAATAGCCAGGACAACGCGCTTAGTCTCTGCACGGAGAAAGTGTTGCTCGCACGCCAAGCTTATGACCTG ATAGAGAGCCATATCAAACGTCTTGATGAAGACCTAGGCCAGTTTGCAGAAGATTTAAAGCAAG AAGGAAAAATACCTCCAGATGAACCGCATATCCTTCCTCCAATGCCGGTGGGTGGCAGGGATGAAAGACGGAGGTCCAGTTTTAGTACACCCCAAGCAGCAAGGAAGTTTGTCAGAGAGAAGGAATGGGATAGGGATAGGGAGAGAGGTATGGACTTCGACTTAATGCCCCCTCCAGGTAGCAGCAACAAGAAGGCCGTTGCATCTATGGATGTGGATCAAATGATTGATCCAAATGAACCAACATATTGTATATGCCACCAG GTTTCATATGGTGATATGATTGCTTGTGACAATGAGAAT TGTGAAGGAGGCGAATGGTTCCATTACTCGTGCGTTGGTCTGACACCAGAAACAAGATTCAAAGGGAAATGGTTTTGCCCAACTTGCAGGAATCTTCAATGA